The Clupea harengus unplaced genomic scaffold, Ch_v2.0.2, whole genome shotgun sequence genome includes the window CAAGAACGTAAGCAGGTCACTCTTTACTTTAACAGACTTGGCCTTAAGTTTGCTTACTTTGCATAGTACACCCATCCATCCTTTGTAGATCTCTCTTCCCAGCCTGGCGGCAGCTCGTCTTCGCTGTCAGTATCATCCATTCCGGCGTATGTCATAGCTGCCATAGCGTACAGAGGTAAGAGAGGATCAACAGCTCAAATCCCTTAACACAGTAAATAGGCGTTGGCCACAAACAGCATAAAAAGCTGAAATCTGGGGGTCGACTACGGAATTGACAATATTCACGTTGCTGTAATCCTACAACTGCACTTCCGCAATAATACTGTGACGATGTTCCGAAATGTAtggtgggaaatgtagtcataCAAAGTATATAGCAGTGGCTTTGgcacacttctttttttttttaaatagctagTTTAAAACTGACGTTGAACGTAGGTTCTGTTGAATTTATAATTTTATCACATTGGTATGTTGCATATATGAGTCATTTTGCAACCTTGTTATTAGctcatcacaacacaacaacagggCTTTATGCTCATGCGTCTTCCTCATCAGACAAAATTCCTGCAAGGACTTCCGTTTCCTCATAGCAACCGGAACGCGAACAAACTGAATCATTTGGGAAAATGGTAAGGAGGGCATATCTTTTAACGGGGttggttttattgaattgaTGCTggttggtaaaaaaaaagtgcatgGTATACCACAGTGTCATTCTGTTGCAAACAATAACGCGAATTCCTTGGCTTTGATTTAGCTATCTGTCATctactaacgttagctaacgttcCCTAGCAATAGCGTTGTCACCGTAGGCTAATTTTGAAGTAACACAAATCTTCAAGTCTTATAGCTAGGTAGCAGAATATTGCTCATTCAGTGTGTTTCTTTAACGTATTTGTCGACGTATTCTTACAGGCAGAAGTTGAGGAGACACTGAAGAGgattcagacacacaaaggcGTTATTGGAACAATAGTTGTAAATGCTGAGGGTAAGTTAATGCATACCATTGCTCAGTTTGTTGGTCATTTCGCGATAAGCCCAGCTGggcaaatatcttaaatcaagacTGTGAAAAAGGGAAGCTCTTTTGCCAGTTTTGCAAATTGATATGAGTTGTAGCAGCTTCTGTAATAAGTTGTAATATGCTTCTTGATAGTGTCTCATATTATTGTGTAGACCCTACTGCATATCGCTAACTGCGCTATAGTAATACTAGCAAGTACGATTGATCGTCTTGTTTTGTCAACTGTTAAGGCATTCCTATCAGAACCACCCTTGACAACTCAACCACAGTGCAGTATGCGGGACTCCTTCATCAGCTGACCATAAAAGCAAGAAGTACAGTGCGAGATATCGATCCTCAGAATGACTTGACATTTCTCAGGATCAGATCCAAGAAGCATGAGATCATGGTAGCTCCAGGTAAAAACTCTATCTAATACCTGTGTAAGGAAACGTGGTCTTCTGGTATCCGATTTTAAttactgatttattttcctttttcagaCAAAGAGTACCTGTTGATAGTGATCCAGAATCCAAGTGAATAACATCACCAAGCTTGGCAAGAAAGAAAACATCCTTTGACATATGTGACCATACCCGTTTGTATTTATTCTTTTTGTATGCATATGCCTTGAAGTACACCTGTCAGTCCACTTGTTTTCCTGGGCCACCTTTTGAGATGCCTTCCTTGCTTACATCTCAGCTTTGCCTTATAGACCAATCCTCATATATGGGATGCTAATTCATAGTGAGGCCATCTGGACTTGTCTTTTCGAAACTAGGTATCAAAAACATGtatgttctttttgtttgttttgtcatctcATTTAAATGCTCACATGAATAAATGAACACTAACAAAATGTTCACTCCTCAGCTTATGCATTGTCTAAAATTGTGTGCAATTGGTTTAAAAGAATAGAACAATACAAACATGACTAGTAGCATTCATTCCTGCTGTCAGCTAAATCAGATTTAGGGTGCAGTGTTCGCACTTTTCTCCACTGAGCCAGAGATTAAGAACAAAATTGGTCAGACCACAGAGGCATTGTCTTCAGCTTGTGCTGCTCCTTCCCATGTTTGCCAAACACTAGAATTCCAGGTTTCCGTGCAgcatctttgtttattttgcaCCCTTAAAAACACATGGTTTCTGTTTTGTTGAGATGACATGATGATTGTTTGTTATTAGGAATTTGCTATGAGCATCTAGAAGCAAATGTGTCCGCCTCTCACACGTGTCCTTCATAATAACCAGTCAGACATTTCTGACTTGGGGCTCATAGTCGCCATGCAAAGGTTATTCCAGTGCATCTCACTTCCAGCTCATCAGTTCATGATGTTTATGTTCAACTCCACCTGCTGATAAAGGATTAAGCATCACTACACTTCCAACACCCAGGACCTGTATCTCTAGGCCTACCTGCATGTAAGCGTTAAACACATAACGTTGagacataatgcataatgttttagtttttcttgtttttgactttttattgttattattgcaGAACATCATGAGTCCATCatgaaaagacacaaaacagaccAGCATACAGGATCCAGTTTTGTCATAATGCAAGTCTTGATAAGACTAACAAAAACTCAGGCTGTTACAAAGTACAGTCTAGCCCCTCATAATGAGAGTAAATAATATCAGACTCGTGGATTAAGGACAAATAATAATGGACTCAAAtttagaatatttttttttttccacaaggATTATAGCCTGAGATTGTTTGATATCACAGGGACGTTAAATCAAAAtataacaacataaaaaaatgccTTCCAATATACCCAAGGCCTCCATTGTTAAGATAAATAGAATAAATTAATATAACTCATACATATATATCTAATGCTATTAAAATAATGTCTTTGAATGATTAACTAACTGTATCATATTATTCCACTTTACCCCTCAATTGTGTGTTACCCCTGCCAGACCACAGCATCTTGAAAAATGATTTCACATTCAGTGTTCTCAGATAAATGTAGAAAAATAAATTAGATTttgaactgaaataaaacaggAAACTCATTCACAGTGATCTGAGTCCATCCTGCTCCTCTCACactttgtatttttcttttgcATGCTCACTCAGGATACAGATGTGCTGGAGGTGGACAGAAACAAATCAAAGATGAGCTGGCATTATACACATCACAGTCCAATGGTACCACTTCAAAAGCCTGTAAATCACATTATTGTCAAAAGCTGCAACTTACGCTGAGGTCTCTGAAGTACTCGTTGTAGTCCAATGCATATCCCACAAGGAATTTATCAGGGACTTCAAACCCAtaatctgtaaaaaaaagatatgCAACATCAGCACTAAGAtccaacacactacacacaacagaTTCAAGAAATTCAAATGTAAAGTACCTGTACACTTAACCACAAACCAGAGTAGAGAAGCCAATGAAAACCTGCTGTAAATCCTGCCCGTTGCATGACTTTAACATAATGAAATACATTCCAATTGGTTAATGGCACTGCTCATTTACTGATTTGTTGCGTCCAATAAACGCATAATGGAACGTATTCAGTGGTAAGATAtcttgtgtcctcatgtgtgtgccAATTCTGGGGACAGTCTGATATGGTTGTGCTGGTGTTTggttttacatttag containing:
- the LOC122131981 gene encoding dynein light chain roadblock-type 2, whose product is MAEVEETLKRIQTHKGVIGTIVVNAEGIPIRTTLDNSTTVQYAGLLHQLTIKARSTVRDIDPQNDLTFLRIRSKKHEIMVAPDKEYLLIVIQNPSE